The Limnospira fusiformis SAG 85.79 genomic interval TCCGACTCTGGCATTGAATACAGTAGAGCGGAAACCAATAAAGCAATTGTCCCCGACATAAGCCGGACCATGAATCAGAGACAAATGGGTGATTGAGGAATTTTTACCAATCCAAACGGAGTAGGATTGACCATCATCTCCTTTGACTTTGCCTTCATCTAAGCCGTGAATAACAACGCCATCTTGAATATTGGACTCATCGCCAATATAAAAGGGGAATCCTTCGTCAGCGCGGATAGAGGTTCCCGGGGCGACCAGGACATGAGCGCCGATGCGAACATCACCGATGATATTCGAGAAGGAATGAACGTAAGCTGTGGGGTCAATTTTGGGCTCCGCCAGGTTTTTAGACCAGGGTGTGGGAGGAGCCGCATGGCCTTTAACTGCCATAACTGAATTTCTCCTAACTAACTTTTTATAGGGTTGACTTTTGGTGGTACGGATAATCGATGAATTATCCCTGTAGGGGCTGGTTATTCGGTATTTTCGCGCCTTCGGGAGTATACTTGCAAACCTCCCCGTACCAGGCTTTGGGGTTAACCCAGCTCTGTTGCTCAACCTAAACGGTTCTGCTGTTTTTGACTGTAAATCTGGCCATTAGCAGTGCTAACGGTGTCAATAATGGCAACTACGGCTGCATCACTGGGTCGATTTTCGCTTCCAGGAATTTGGCGAGCCGCACTTCCGAGACTAACCAGAACCCACTCACTAAAACCCGCACCCACATAGTCGCACGCCACTTCATATTTTGATGTTGGCTCTCCCTGTTCATCTAAGAGTTGCAATAGCAAAAACTTGGAACCTCGGAGACTGGGTTCCTTCTGGGTACTAACAACTGTGCCAATAACTCTGGCAATTTGCATCTTAATTTGATGTTAAGGAACTGTACGGCAGGAACATTTTTCCCCCCGACTGAGCAGGAAAATAGATGGGGTCAATTGGTAGATTGACCTACTACGGGCGAACTATGCAGTCGGTTCGGGCTTGGCTGTGGTTGAACTACATACCCCTAGGGGTCATTGGAGTTAACCTACGGACGGTTAAGAGGACGTATCCCGGCGACGCTTTCACGGAATTGTTCTACCGCTTCGGTGTAACGAATTGGTAGGACATATTCTAGGTTTTCATGGGGACGGGCAATAATATGGGTGGAAAGAACTAACCCACCATTTACCCGTCGCACCGACTCGGTTCCGGCGGAGACAGAAGCCTGAACTTCTGACACATCTCCGCGAACAATGACGGTGACACGACCGCTACCGATTTTTTCGTAGCCTACTAAGGTTACGCGGGCAGCTTTTACCATGGAATCGGCTGCCTCTACTACCGCTGGAAAACCCAGGGTTTCTATCATGCCAACTGCAATGGCCATAGTATGTTTTGACTCCTGAACCTCGATTTGATTACCACGCCTAGATGTCGCACAGAACACTGGTTTCTACTCGGTTCGGCTCTGATGGCTTCTCAGACAAGCTATCAACTCCCTGATCCTAATTTTCAGGGAGGGAGTTTTCAGAACTTAGAGACAAGATTGGCCTTGTCTGTACGACTTTTTCGGCGATCGGGTGAGGGGGTTAACGCTTGCCCCATTACGTCTAGTAGGACCGGAACTGTTCGACCGCATCGGTGTAACGAATTGGTAGAACGTACTCTAGATTTTCATGGGGACGAGCAATGATGTGGGTTGATGATACTTCTCCACCATTCACCCGTTTGACTGACTCAATGCCAGCGGAAACTGATGCTTGTACCTCGGAGACATCTCCTCGGACAATCACGGTCACACGACCGCTGCCAATTTTCTCATATCCGACTAAAGTAACGCGCGCGGCTTTTACCATGGAGTCGGCTGCTTCTACAACAGCCGGAAAGCCTATGGTTTCAATCATTCCAACAGCGATGGACATCTTACAACTACTCCTAATTACGGACAGACTGAACTCAACTGGGCAAATCTCTTGCTAACTGAGTCCCATGACCACAAAGACTAATGATTCTTTTTGTGTATGCGGAAAAATTTTTCAACCTCCCTCAAATTATAAGAATACGAGAATTGTGGCTTCTTTGACAATATTAATCTGGATTATAATTTCTCATGTTCGAGATTATTTTTATTGATTGTTAATAGAAATTAAGGTTTTTTAAACAAAGTTAATATTTGGAGACAAAAATGCCGATTTATCTTGACTTTTGTAACAACTTGTGCTATATCCCAAAGGCAGACCCTAGGTAATTTGACTAGAAATGGCTGGTTATTGGGGATGAATTTGACGATTAGCTCTGTTTAGGACGGAAATTCTGATATATTAATCTGAGGGTTAATATTTCTTTATGTAAGTTAAATGATTCAGTTCCTCCTACAAGCTAGTTGGTGGATACCCATATATGGTCTCATGGGGGCAGTGTTGACCCTTCCTTGGTCAACGGGGTTAGTCCGACGCACAGGGCCAAGACCAGCAGCCTACTTTAATATATTGATGACTTTAGTGGGTTTTATCCACGGTGCGGTAATTTACCGATCTATCTGGTCAATGCCGGGTCAACAAATTCACATTGCATGGTTACAAGCTGCGGGATTAGACTTATCTTTTGTCCTAGATGTTTCTCCCGTAAGCCTAGGAGCCGTGGAACTGGTCACAGGTATCAGTCTAGTGGCTCAGGTTTATGCCTTGGGGTACATGGAAAAAGACTGGGCGACGGCTCGGTTTTTTGGTTTGATGGGCTTTTTTGAGGCGGCAGTGAGTGGTTTGGCTTTGAGTGACTCGCTGCTACTTAGTTATATTTTGTTGGAATTGCTGACTCTCTCAACCTATCTACTGGTGGGTTTTTGGTATGCTCAACCCCTGGTAGTCACGGCGGCGCGAGATGCGTTTTTAACTAAACGAGTGGGAGATGTATTGTTGTTAATGGGGGTGGTTTATATCGGCACGATCGCCGGTAGTTTAAACTTCTCGGATTTAGAACTATGGTCGGAAACCCACAATTTACCACCCCTTACGGCGACTTTATTAGGATTAGCCCTAATTTCTGGACCTATTGGCAAATGCGCCCAATTTCCCCTACACCTATGGCTTGATGAAGCTATGGAAGGTCCAAACCCGGCTTCTCTACTCCGAAATTCGGTAGTAGTGGCGGCGGGGGCCTATGTTCTGATTAAACTACAACCAATTGTCGCGCTGTCTCCGGTGGTGTCGGACACTTTAATTGTGTTGGGAACAGTAACGGCTATTGGGGCTTCTTTGGTGGCGATCGCTCAAATTGATATCAAACGAGCGCTTTCCCACTCTACTAGCGCCTATTTGGGTTTAGTGTTTGTAGCCGTAGGTCAAAGCCATGTGGATATAGCCCTGCTGTTACTATTCACCCATGCGATCGCCAAATGTCTGTTATTCATGAGTGCAGGTTCAGTAATTTTGACCACCAACACCCAAGACATGACCGAAATGGGGGGATTATGGTCTAAAATGCCTGCCACCACCACTGCATTTATTGTTGGTGCATCAGGAATGGTAGCCGGATTACCTTTAGGGATGTTCTGGACTTTCCGAAGGTGGGTAAGTGGTTTCTGGACTGTACCACCTTGGTTATTGATTTTGTTGCTGCTGGTGAACTTCCTCACCACCCTAGGATTAACCAGAGTTTTCGGCTTAGTCTTTACTGGTCAGTCGCAACCGAAAACCCGACGCGCCCCAGAAGTCCTGTGGCCGATGGCTTTACCAATGGTTTCCATGACTATTGTGACTCTGTTAGTGCCGATGATGCTACAAAGCTGGCAACTATTACTGAGTTGGTCAGGAACCTTCGTAGAAGCGCCCGTCTCTGGAGTCCAAGAAGTAATTAACCATGTAGCTTTACCCCTGTTGTTGGTCTCAAGTGTATTAGGGGTGGGTATAGGTAGCAGTATTTATGTATACGGGCCGGGGAGAGAACCCTATAAATTCCCCTACCAACCCATACAGGATTTACTCGCTTACGATTTCTATATCGATCGCCTTTATGGTCTGACCGTTGTATTTTTGGTTAATCGTATCTCCGCCATCAGTTATTGGATCGATCGCTATATCATCGATGGGTTTGTCAACGGCTTAGGTTTAGCCACCCTCTTTAGCGGTGAAGGACTTAAATATAGTATTTCTGGACAATCACAGTTTTATGTCTTCACCATAGCCACAGGTATAGCCGTGTTGTTGATTTTAATGCTGTGGCCATTTTAGACCCCTTCCCGACCACATTAACCGTAAAAATCGATGCTAAGTGTTTTAATTTGGATTCCGCTGTTAGCTGCCCTCCTGATTGTACTCTGGCCAAACCTCAGCCCCCAATTATCCCGTCAAATCTCCCTATTAACCGCTGGCGGGTTATTGGTGTGGTCTCTAATTTTGGCAAGGTTATTTGATCCGACTGTAGCCGATCTACAGATGGTAGAACATATTACCTGGATTCAACCCCTCGGCTTAAATTACTATCTGGGGGTAGATGGTTTATCCTTGCCGTTGGTGATTATCAATGCCTTATTAGTAGCGATCGCTATTTGGTCTTCTGACTTAGACATTTCTCGACCCCGGCTATATTATCCCCTGCTGTTGATTATCTTTGCCGGAGTCGCTGGCACCTTTTTATCCTCCAACCTGCTGCTGTTTATACTGTTTTACGAAGTCGAACTAATTCCCCTGTATCTACTCATCGCCATTTGGGGAGGCAAAAACCGAGGCTATGCAGCCACCAAGTTTCTGCTTTATACAGCAGTTTCCGGTCTGTTAATTTTAGCCGCCTTTTTAGGCATAGTCTGGTTAACCAAAGCACCTGATTTTGATTTGGATACCCTCATAACTTCCACTTTGGGAGTGTCCGCATTACCCCTCACTACCCAACTAATTCTACTGGGGGGACTGGTAATCGGATTTGGTATTAAAATCCCCGTAGTCCCCTTTCATACTTGGCTACCCGATGCCCATGTGGAAGCCTCAACCCCTGTATCAGTTTTATTGGCGGGGGTATTATTAAAGTTGGGAACCTATGGTTTACTAAGGTTTGGGGTCGGTTTATTTCCAGATGCTTGGAATGCGATCGCCCCTTATGTCGCGAGTTGGGCAGTAGTTAGCGTTTTATATGGTGCTTCCTGTGCGATTTCACAAAAAGATATCAAGAAGATGGTCGCCTATAGTTCCATCGCCCACATGGGTTATATTATCCTAGCTTTTGCCGCCGCCTCTCCCATCAGTTTACTCGGTTCAGTCATGCAAATGGTTAGTCATGGCTTAATTTCTGCCCTGCTATTTTTAACAGTGGGAGTAGTTTACAAAAAATCGGGAAGTCGAGATATCGATGTGATTCGTGGCTTATTAAACCCTGAACGCGGTTTACCTTTAATCGGTAGTATAATGATTGTCGCGGTTATGGCTAGTGCTGGTATTCCCGGTTTAGTGGGATTTGTATCAGAATTTCTTGTCTTTAGAGGCAGTATGGAAGTGTTCCCCGTGCAGACTCTTCTGTGTATGGTGGGAACTGGTTTAACTTCTGTTTACTTTCTGATTATGATTAACCGTGCCTTTTTTGGTCGCTTGTCCGAGTCAGTCATTAATTTACCAAGGGTACAATGGCGCGATCGCATTCCAGCTATAGCCTTGGCTGTGATTATCACCTTTCTAGGACTACAACCGACCATCCTAGTTAAATGGACTGAAAGCACCACATCAGCACTCATGTATAAGCCCCCAATTGTAGCTCAAATTGAATCAAATGTCAAGGCGATCGGCTTAAATTAATCTCGTCACTCAATCAAAATTGCCCACCATCTAAACTTGTGAATTTATCCACTATGACCAGCAATCAAATCCACCCATTGTTCAAATATATTGAACGCTTAGAAGCTGGTGATGCCTTATTACCAGACTCTCCCCAAAACCTCCTTGAAGTAGTTGGCATCCTCAAAAGTTACGGCATAGTTTTAGATGCCTACTCCGACAACCTGATTTATGTGGCTGACCATCAATTTTTAGTATTTTTCCCGTTTTTTAAATACTTCAATGGCGATTTAAATATCCCCAAATTGCTCAAGTATTGGTGGCACGATCGCATTAATTATGAATATGCCGAATATTGCATGAAAGGGATGTTATGGCATGGGGGAGGCGGACTAGATTCTTACTTGGATTCATCACAATTCCAACAGTTAGCAGAAGCAGCTATTCAGACTAAATTTAAAGGCAATAGTTTCATTCTGCTACTACATCAGATGTTCCCAGAATTTCTACCCGAACAAGTACGACAGTCAGCCTATTATAGCGCTTTGGGGCAATTTTGGCGAGTCATGAGTGATATTTTTATCTCCCTTTCTGACCTCTATGACCAAGGGGAAATTAAATCCATTCCCGCCGTAGTGCAGCATATCTTAGATGGATTAGTTGCCGCCGCCAATAATCCAATTACTTATGGCGTTAAATTGGGGGATAAAACATTAGATATAATCCCTAAATCTGCCGGACTCACATTTTTAATGGATACAGCAGTTCCCTATGTGGAAGCCATTTTTTTCCGTGGTACACCCTTCCCGGGTACAGTATCCTATAACGCTCAAGTTCATCAAATCCCCAGCCTACAAAAAGAATTTACATACGGTGCTTTATACGCTGACCCCCTCCCCATTGGTGGTTCCGGTATTCCCCCCACTCAATTAATGCAGGATATGCGCCATTTTTTACCTGATTATCTCCACAATATTTATAATAATAGTTGCCGAGGAGAGGATGATTTGCGTGTGCAAATATGCCAAAGTTTTCAAAAGTCTATGTTTTGTGTCACGACAGCCGCCATTAAAGGACTAGCACCCTATCCCCTGAACACTGACGACCCCGAACAAAAAAAGGCTAATCGCGCCTATCTGGAAAATTGGTTAAATCGGTTTACCACTTCCCGTTTGTCTGAGGTTAATCAACCTACTTCGACAGATTTTCAACCGTTTCTAGTGCGTTCATAGTTCATCTCAATTGGCAAATTTTTACTTTCTGAATTATGAGTTATTCAAGACTGCAAACTCTGGGAAGATATCTGCGTCCCCATTGGCAAATATCACTATTAGGAACAGTGTCTCTGTTCGTGGTAAATGTGGTGGGGGTTTATATACCTTTACTTATTCGTAATGGTGTAGATGACTTACAAGATGCCGTAGAGTTTCAGGAAGTAGGATGGCAGGTTTTATTGATGGTCGCCCTAGCATCAATTATGTGGGTGATTCGCATGACATCCCGAATTTTAATTTTTGGGGTGGGGCGACAGGTAGAATTTGACCTAAAACAGAAGATTTTTAATCATCTTATTTTCCTGGAATCTTCCTATTTTTCTAATAGTAGAATCGGGGATTTAATTAATAGGGCAACCTCTGATGTTGATAATATTCGGCGGTTGGTAGGCTTTGCAGTCCTGAGTTTAATTAATACCATATTTGCTTATGGTTTGACTTTGCCAGTCATGCTGGCTATTAATATTAAGTTGACTATATTATCGATTTCGGTTTATCCGTTGATGTTAGTGTTGGTGCAGATTTTTAGCGGTAAACTGCGAGATCAACAGATGGAAGTGCAGGAAAAACTCTCCGATTTAAGTGATTTAATTCAGGAAGATATGAGCGGCATATCTTTGATTAAAATTTATGCTCAGGAAACCGCAGAAAGGCAGGCTTTTCGAGAACATAATCAAGGGTTATTATCGGCTAATTTGAAGTTGGCGAGAACTCGAAATTTCTTGTTTCCTTTATTGGGAGGTTTGGCGAGTTTAAGTCTCCTGATTTTGCTGGCTGTGGGAAATGAGGCGATCGCTCAAGGTGATTTAAGTATCGGGGATTTTGTCGCCTTAGTATTATATGTCGAAAGGTTGGTATTTCCCACCGCTTTATTAGGCTTTACTATTACCGCTTATCAGCGGGGAGAAGTCAGTGTTGACCGGGTTGAGTCTATCCTCAGTATTAAACCTAAAATTCAAGATCCACCTCAGCCTATACCCCTGATAACTCCCGTTAAGGGGTGGTTGAGTGCGAGAGATTTAAACTATACTTACCCCGCCGCCAAAACTCCCGCCCTTAATCATGTTAATTTTACCATTCTACCAGGGGAAACTGTCGCGGTAGTCGGTCCTATTGGGTCGGGAAAAACTACCCTAGCTAATGTAATTCCTCGGCTGTTGGATATTGATATAGATAGCTTTTTTATTGATGGTCAGGATATCACTCAACTCTCTCTGGCGCAACTGAGAAAAGTAATTGCTTATGTTCCCCAGGAGAGTTTTCTATTTAGTACCACTATTGCTAATAATATTTGCTATGGTAATCCCTCAGCATTGCGATCGCAAATAGAAGCCGTTGCGAAAATTGCTCAAATTCACGATGAAATCACCAATTTTCCCAAAGGTTATGATACAATAGTTGGGGAGCGGGGTATCACCTTATCTGGTGGGCAGCGACAACGAACTGCCCTAGCTCGTGCCTTGCTTTGTGATGCTCCTATCTTGATTTTAGATGATGCCCTCTCTAGTGTAGACAATCAGACAGCCACCGACATTCTCTATAATCTGACTAGCGGGACTGTACGCCAAACGGTGTTATTCATTTCTCACCAAATGTCAGCTACAGCCAAAGCCGATCGCATTTTGGTGATGGACCAAGGCACAATAGTACAGACCGGAACCCATGACCAGTTACTACAGGAAGAGGGACTATATCGGAGACTTTGGCAACAGCATCAACTCGAACAAATGCTGGCTTGATTACAATAGGAATCATCAACTGTCAATTTATGAAACCAGAGTATGAGTGTATCGGTTGGCAACGAGTTACTACAAAAGGGAAAAACCCTCCAGAATACGGGTTTGTGTGGTTTGACCATGCAAGTAGTTTTTGCCTTCGTCGCGATTTTATCATTAATTTTCACCACCACAGGTAGAAGTATTTCTGATGATGCTAACCCCGCCCTCGGTGTAAGTGTAACCTTTGCAGTTACCGGACTAATTATCGCCGGATTTAGCATTGTTATATCATTTCGCTATGCCAACATAGGCAAACAGTTATTATCCCTCAATACAGTCAAACCCAAAAAATCCGACACAGTTAGACTCTTGCGGGTCGGCTTATTATTGGGAATGGTTGGTATCCTGATTGCATTAATGGGGTCAGGTATAACCGCATCGGTATTAATTGCCAAAACCATTTCGCAGCCACCAGGAACCACCCTAACCGAAGCCAGTGAGGCGGTTAGAGCCCTGGATGTATTTGTGATGATTGCCAATTTAAATGTACTAGCAACCCATTATGTTGGCAGTGTAGCATCAATTTGGCTACTTTATCGAATTTAGTTGCCGCGCAATCTTCCTAGGGTAGTAATATAAATAACCGCTTCATCGGTGGGGATACCCAACACCTCATTAACCAGGTTATCAAAAAAACCACCGATACCACTAGCACCTAAACGTAGGTGGGTGGCGGCGAGGTTCAATCTTTGGCCGAGATGACCAGCATCGCTATGTAAATAACGATAAGCGCGATCGCCATATTTAGCGATCGCCTTGTTCAAGTCAGCAGTATGAAAAAGCAGCGCCGCCGCATCTCGTCCCAAATCTTGTCCCAAACACAGATAATGCAACTCTCGCCGAAAATTTTTAAAGCGAATTTGCCTAAGTTCCTGTGCTTTGGGGGCATAATAATAACATCCCTCCTCTAGTCCATTCACCCCAGAGACAGCGATAAAAGATTCAATCAGACTCAAATCAAAAAAGTCCGGTGCAGCATCTAAACCCTGATAACCGTAGTGCTGATGTTGATAGGTAAAATCCAGTAGAGCGAGTAATTCTTCCAGGTTGAGATTCCCCCCACTATAGCGACGGGTTGATCGTCGGCGCAATTGGGCTGTATTTAACCCCTTGAGGTCTTTTCCCCAATCAATGGCAGGGGTGACAGTCGAGACCTTGGTGCAGAAGGGGAAATTATATTTATCTTCGGGTTCTTCTTCTGATGCTAATTTTTTCCAGCCTTGGGAACCGGAGGTGTCCGATTTAATTTGGCTGGCACAGTGGAGGTAATGGAGCATTTCCCCATCGGGAATTTCGGGATAGTCGGTTTGGGTAGCCGAGGGTAAGGCGGTTCGGAATTGGGGAAGGTTCTGGTCAATTTCCAGTAAGTCAGCCAAAGCCACCACAGCGATCGCTGCTTCCGTTTCCGAATCCAGGTATAGTAAGTTATTAAGGGTTTCGTCGGCAAATCCGCCAATTAGATGGGGACGATAGGAATTTAAGGCTCCTGCTAGTTCCAAATTACCCAATAAGTGACCTGTATCGAGAAATATGCGACGATAGGCGCGGTCTTGGTATCGCCAAGCTGAACGGTAAAATACAGCAGTAACGACCATCGCCAGTTTAGTATTTTCCAGGCATGGATGCCAAAAACAGGCTTGTTTCAACTCCGACCAAATTTGGCTATCCCAAAATTGCACTAGGGAGTGATGTAGGGTTTGATAGTTATACAGTCCCGCTGGTAATTCTGGGGTTCCCCTGGAAACTAGATAGATTTCGGCTGGATACAGTCCCCCGGCTGAGGGTGACGATCGCAAATAGTGAAATCCGCTAGTTGTGGCTAGTTTAGCGGTTAACCCATAGGTATGTAGTAGTAGACTAGATAATCGCTGCCATGGGTCTGTGTTGGCTGTGGGAATTTGAGGATCGGATATTTCTTTGAGATAGGGTTTCAGGTCAAATACCGTGCCAATCTTGTATTCTTTGAAGGGTTCTGGTTGTTTAGTCCAGTCTAACTGTTGACCCTTAGAGGCTAAGGTGTCGGGATCGTATTTGGTTCGCTCATGGTAGTATTGGGCGATGGATTTCAGTGGTTCTGACATTATGACACAGGTTAAATGTGAGGACGGACAGAATCGTTAACGGGAAAGCCAGAGATGCGATCGCGCTATGTGGTCAAAGTCCTAACGCCACTCCCCAAGTTTACACTTTTTTAGTGCGATCAGCTCGCAGCAACTGAGCAAATCTTAGCACAGTTACCAGTCAATTAGGCTGTCTGGGTTCACGCTACACAGGTTTTTCCTGCCAAATCTTGATGGGGAATTTCCACAAAATGCTTTCGCAAGTGGCGAGAGTTAATCTGATTATCGGTGGCTGACCCATAGCGCCATAATTTACTGGTGAGCAAGATTTGTGGGAAAATCAGCTTATTAACTCACCCATCAGTATACATACTTATTGGTCTCCCCAACCATGAAACCCCAGACTAACTTTATTGTCATTGATACAGAAGGACAACCGATTCTGAAAGCTATGGCGATCGTTGATCATCAGGGAAACTTAATTTATGAAGCCTTTGACGAAAGACATTGCCAAAATCCCCAACTTATCGACCAAAGTAAACCCCTGAAAACCATAGTTAATGAATTCTTAGCTATAGCCGGATCTCAAACCATTATCTGTCACTATGCACGTCATGATATGGAAGTGCTTAGGAATACATTTCGCGCTGTCGGTGTCCGACCACCTCGCCTCAGTTTTCAATGCAGTTTTGAATTGGCTCAACGCTATCTTCCACAATTAGGAAGTAATAGCCTACAAACTATTAGCAAACAGCTAAATTGAAGCCGGGATGACCAGACCAATAACCGCGATTTCCTCCATCGTGCCAAACATGATGCCTTATTTACTTATCAACTTTATCGACGCATGATTAACGAACTATTAAAAACTCGACTGCAACATCAACCCAACCCCTTTGGAACCAGCAGGGTTGATACTCCTTTCCAAAGCCACATTGATTTTAGGGCGATTTTTGACAATGAATTTGAGCGACTAAAACATATTCTTTCTGATATTAAAAATGATGTCAATCATCAGAGCAAAGGAGCCGTAGTTATTGGGGAACCAGGTTCTGGCAAAACTCACCTAATGATGAGATTAGCCCAAGATTTATTAACTAAGAATAGGCTCTTATTTATTCGGCAACCTAATAATCCTGACACGGTTCTATTTCATACCTATAGCCGCATTCTGGAGTCTTTAATTCAAACAGTTCCTGACAGTTCACATACTCAGCTTGAATATTTGCTGGCTAATAGTTTCGCGCAAATCATCAAAAATACTCAGGATTATGCTACCCCTACCACCCAAAAAGATGAACGATTAATTGAGTTAATAAAAGCCGATAATCTCAAGCTATTTACCGACCTCGGAAAAGAGGATACTCGCCTGAAACGAGAATATTGGCAACACATAGAAAAACGTGCTTATGATTGGTGGATTAATCAGTTTTCTTCTGCTGGATATGCGCCCAAAATTCTCAAAGGGATAATTCGGTTTTGTGGCTATACCGATTTTAAACGCCGTCAAACTATTACTCAGTGGTTAGCTATGAATGATGTAGCACCCGAGGAGTTAGAAAAGGTCGGTTTGGAAAGCTGGGGAGAAGACACCAGTCGGGAGGAAATTTCCCTGGCGGCGTTGGCGGTTTTTAGTAAGCTGTCTCTCTTGGATGAACCCTTAATTATTATTTTTGACCAGTTAGAAGGTTTGGGTCAAAAACACAATGAACGACTGTTACAAAGTTTTGGAGAGGCGGTTAAGGAAATCTTTACCCATGTTCCCAATAGTTTAATTATCTTAAATCTGTTTCCCGATCGCTGGTTACAATTTCAGCAGGTTTTTGATGGTTCAATTATTGACCGTATTTCTCAATCTCAAATTATCCTAAATAAGCCATCTAATGAACAACTCAAGCAATTACTTGATTTAAAAGCACAGGTGGCTGATGTGACTATTGATGAATTATTTGAACCCCAGGAAATTGCCGACATTTTAACTGCGCCTTCTATTCGTTCAGTTGTGAATGCGGCGGCGGACTACTACCGCTATAAAATTGATGGTATTTGTTTACCTCAGCGACCTGATAAATCGGGTAATTCTGGGGTTATAGGGATGATGGAAAAACAAATTCATCAGTTGAGAGAAGAGGTGGCGGAACTCAAATTCATTGTCAGTAAATTAGTTGATACTTTTAATTTAGCCGACGGGGAAAATATTGTCAGAGTTTTTCCTAATGGTATGGCGGCTAGGTCGCCAATTAACTCTTCTCGGCGTAGTCAATTAGAAGATTATCTACGACAGCAAAGGGGTATCCTAGAACAGAATTATGGTCAACCAGCGATTATTTCGGAAAGTGATGATTTCGGGAAATTAAAGATGATTATTGAATCATTAAAGCTGGTTTTGTCTCCCCTGAGTGTGGATATTTTGCGACTGGGGAAACGGGTACTTCCTGAACATTTGGTGATTAAGACAGCAACCCATCAATTTGCGATCGCTTTTTTGCACCAAAGCGGGACTCGATTTTATCACCGGATGAGAAACTTAAACGAATTGGTCAGCCATCGTCCTGATATTCATTTTAACCTGTGTCGAGATGCGCGGGAAGATTTGATATCAGGAAAGTCTAGTAAGATAGAGTTAGAAAAGTTCTGTCAGGGGAACAATAGCCATTATCTTCTGTTTGACCGAGACCAACGCATCACTTTTGAGTTAATTTATCAGGCGATCGTTGATATCCAAAATCGCGATTTAGAGATAGATTTACCAGAAGCCTTAGATATTCTCCTGTTAGACTACCAGGACTATTGGCTATTCCAAAACCTC includes:
- a CDS encoding EutN/CcmL family microcompartment protein, with product MQIARVIGTVVSTQKEPSLRGSKFLLLQLLDEQGEPTSKYEVACDYVGAGFSEWVLVSLGSAARQIPGSENRPSDAAVVAIIDTVSTANGQIYSQKQQNRLG
- a CDS encoding carbon dioxide-concentrating mechanism protein CcmK → MAIAVGMIETLGFPAVVEAADSMVKAARVTLVGYEKIGSGRVTVIVRGDVSEVQASVSAGTESVRRVNGGLVLSTHIIARPHENLEYVLPIRYTEAVEQFRESVAGIRPLNRP
- a CDS encoding carbon dioxide-concentrating mechanism protein CcmK; this encodes MSIAVGMIETIGFPAVVEAADSMVKAARVTLVGYEKIGSGRVTVIVRGDVSEVQASVSAGIESVKRVNGGEVSSTHIIARPHENLEYVLPIRYTDAVEQFRSY
- a CDS encoding NAD(P)H-quinone oxidoreductase subunit F, translated to MIQFLLQASWWIPIYGLMGAVLTLPWSTGLVRRTGPRPAAYFNILMTLVGFIHGAVIYRSIWSMPGQQIHIAWLQAAGLDLSFVLDVSPVSLGAVELVTGISLVAQVYALGYMEKDWATARFFGLMGFFEAAVSGLALSDSLLLSYILLELLTLSTYLLVGFWYAQPLVVTAARDAFLTKRVGDVLLLMGVVYIGTIAGSLNFSDLELWSETHNLPPLTATLLGLALISGPIGKCAQFPLHLWLDEAMEGPNPASLLRNSVVVAAGAYVLIKLQPIVALSPVVSDTLIVLGTVTAIGASLVAIAQIDIKRALSHSTSAYLGLVFVAVGQSHVDIALLLLFTHAIAKCLLFMSAGSVILTTNTQDMTEMGGLWSKMPATTTAFIVGASGMVAGLPLGMFWTFRRWVSGFWTVPPWLLILLLLVNFLTTLGLTRVFGLVFTGQSQPKTRRAPEVLWPMALPMVSMTIVTLLVPMMLQSWQLLLSWSGTFVEAPVSGVQEVINHVALPLLLVSSVLGVGIGSSIYVYGPGREPYKFPYQPIQDLLAYDFYIDRLYGLTVVFLVNRISAISYWIDRYIIDGFVNGLGLATLFSGEGLKYSISGQSQFYVFTIATGIAVLLILMLWPF
- a CDS encoding NADH-quinone oxidoreductase subunit M — encoded protein: MLSVLIWIPLLAALLIVLWPNLSPQLSRQISLLTAGGLLVWSLILARLFDPTVADLQMVEHITWIQPLGLNYYLGVDGLSLPLVIINALLVAIAIWSSDLDISRPRLYYPLLLIIFAGVAGTFLSSNLLLFILFYEVELIPLYLLIAIWGGKNRGYAATKFLLYTAVSGLLILAAFLGIVWLTKAPDFDLDTLITSTLGVSALPLTTQLILLGGLVIGFGIKIPVVPFHTWLPDAHVEASTPVSVLLAGVLLKLGTYGLLRFGVGLFPDAWNAIAPYVASWAVVSVLYGASCAISQKDIKKMVAYSSIAHMGYIILAFAAASPISLLGSVMQMVSHGLISALLFLTVGVVYKKSGSRDIDVIRGLLNPERGLPLIGSIMIVAVMASAGIPGLVGFVSEFLVFRGSMEVFPVQTLLCMVGTGLTSVYFLIMINRAFFGRLSESVINLPRVQWRDRIPAIALAVIITFLGLQPTILVKWTESTTSALMYKPPIVAQIESNVKAIGLN
- a CDS encoding CO2 hydration protein encodes the protein MTSNQIHPLFKYIERLEAGDALLPDSPQNLLEVVGILKSYGIVLDAYSDNLIYVADHQFLVFFPFFKYFNGDLNIPKLLKYWWHDRINYEYAEYCMKGMLWHGGGGLDSYLDSSQFQQLAEAAIQTKFKGNSFILLLHQMFPEFLPEQVRQSAYYSALGQFWRVMSDIFISLSDLYDQGEIKSIPAVVQHILDGLVAAANNPITYGVKLGDKTLDIIPKSAGLTFLMDTAVPYVEAIFFRGTPFPGTVSYNAQVHQIPSLQKEFTYGALYADPLPIGGSGIPPTQLMQDMRHFLPDYLHNIYNNSCRGEDDLRVQICQSFQKSMFCVTTAAIKGLAPYPLNTDDPEQKKANRAYLENWLNRFTTSRLSEVNQPTSTDFQPFLVRS